The following are from one region of the Capsicum annuum cultivar UCD-10X-F1 chromosome 1, UCD10Xv1.1, whole genome shotgun sequence genome:
- the LOC107855568 gene encoding myosin-12 isoform X3: MGTPVNIIVGSQVWIEDPDEAWIDGEVTEIKGSNATVVTTNGKTTVASISSIYPKDTEAPPAGVDDMTKLAYLHEPGVLNNLACRYSLNEIYTYTGNILIAVNPFRRLPHLYDTHMMQQYKGAPLGELSPHLFAVADACYRALINEHGSQSILVSGESGAGKTETTKMLMRYLAFMGGRSGTEGRTVEQQVLESNPVLEAFGNAKTVKNNNSSRFGKFVEIQFDKHGKISGAAVRTYLLERSRVCQVSDPERNYHCFYMLCAAPPEDVKKYKLGNPRSFHYLNQSNCYEVANVDDAREYLETRNAMDVVGIGQEEQEAIFRVVAAILHLGNINFVKGKEVDSSKLKDEKSLFHLKTAAELFMCDEKALEDSLCKRVIVTPDGNITKLLDPAAATTSRDALAKTVYSRLFDWLVDKINSSIGQDPDAKSIIGVLDIYGFESFKVNSFEQFCINLTNEKLQQHFNQHVFKMEQEDYTTEEINWSYVEFVDNQDVLDLIEKKPGGIIALLDEACMFPKSTHETFAQKMYQTYKNNKRFSKPKLARTAFTINHYAGDVTYQADHFLDKNKDYVIAEFQALLMDSKCSFVGNLFPPLPEESSKQSKFSSIGTRFKQQLQSLMETLSTTEPHYIRCVKPNTVLKPGIFENMNVLNQLRCGGVLEAIRISCAGYPTKRTFDEFLDRFGMLAPDVLDGCDEKSACIAICDRMGLKGYQIGKTKVFLRAGQMAELDARRTEVLAHAAKRIQRQIRTYLTRKEFLALKRATIHFQKLWRAQLARVLYEHMKREAASICIQKHARSHSARKSYKELQAAAIVIQTGMRAMAARNDYRQRRRNKAAKIVQTQWRAFHAFSTYKQKKKATLSLQCLWRGRLARKELRKLRMAARDTGALREAKDKLEKRVEELTWRLDFEKHLRIDLEEAKGQEISKLQKALQDMQTQLDEAHDAIIHEKEAAKIAIEQAPPVIKEVPVIDNTKVEKLTEENNKLEEEIRELKKRVEDFEQSYNEVEKECQATRKEAEESQLRVSELQESIERLQLNLSNLESENQVLRQQALVASTNEALSEEMDILKNKIEDLESENELLRTQRVVVEQVVSSDDRAPKGLEKVDNTHPADNGHQTVEVHEEMKVEEQISKDSSPPISLTKQKSLTDRQQENHDILIKCLAEDKRFDKGRPVAACTLYKALLQWRSFEAEKTNIFDRIIHTIRSSIEDNTSDLAYWLSTSSTLLFLLQSTLKAGNAPTRSPYRNRSSPTTLFGRMAQQGFRSTSLSMAISSGYSGIEGSPNIRTRIEAKYPALLFKQHLTACVEKIYGMIRDNLKKEISPFLNQCIHAPRSARIRPLKGSSRSIHSNIIAKQQASSVHWQNIVNSLDGTLTILSENNVPPTITRKILSQVFSYINVQLFNSLLLRRECCSFSNGEYLKAGLQELESWCSKATEQYAGSSWDELQHIRQAVGFLVLHQKSQKALDEITSDLCPMLSIAQIYRIGTMFWDDKYGAHGLSPEVISKMRALTLEDSASIPNNTFLLDVDSSIPFSIEDISRSFQSINLSDVEPPPLLRQRSDFQFLLQAAA, translated from the exons ATG GGAACTCCTGTAAACATCATAGTTGGATCACAGGTGTGGATTGAGGATCCTGATGAGGCCTGGATTGATGGAGAAGTTACAGAAATTAAAGGCTCAAATGCCACAGTAGTCACAACTAATGGGAAGACG ACAGTTGCTTCTATTTCTAGCATATACCCAAAGGATACCGAAGCACCACCAGCTGGGGTTGATGACATGACTAAGTTAGCGTACCTCCATGAGCCTGGAGTTCTGAATAACCTTGCTTGTCGGTATTCTCTAAATGAAATATAT ACTTACACAGGGAATATCCTAATTGCGGTGAATCCATTTCGGAGACTTCCACATTTGTATGATACCCATATGATGCAGCAATACAAGGGAGCCCCATTAGGAGAACTAAGTCCACATCTTTTTGCAGTGGCAGATGCCTGTTATAG GGCATTGATAAATGAGCACGGCAGCCAGTCTATCTTGGTCAGTGGAGAGAGTGGTGCTGGTAAAACTGAGACAACGAAAATGTTAATGAGATATCTCGCGTTCATGGGTGGTAGGTCTGGTACTGAAGGAAGAACAGTGGAGCAACAAGTTTTGGAG TCAAACCCAGTTTTAGAAGCATTTGGGAATGCAAAGACCGTGAAGAACAACAATTCCAG TCGCTTTGGTAAATTTGTTGAAATTCAATTTGATAAGCACGGGAAGATTTCTGGGGCTGCAGTTAGGACATATCTTCTCGAAAGGTCACGTGTTTGCCAAGTCTCAGACCCAGAGAGAAACTACCATTGTTTTTACATGCTTTGTGCTGCACCACCAGAG GATGTGAAAAAATACAAACTTGGAAATCCAAGATCATTTCATTATCTAAACCAAAGTAACTGTTACGAAGTTGCAAATGTTGATGACGCAAGAGAGTATCTTGAAACCAGAAATGCTATGGATGTTGTTGGAATCGGTCAGGAGGAGCAG GAAGCTATATTTCGCGTTGTAGCTGCAATACTCCATCTCGGAAACATTAACTTTGTGAAAGGAAAGGAGGTTGATTCCTCCaaactaaaagatgaaaaatcACTTTTTCATCTGAAGACAGCTGCAGAGCTATTCAT GTGTGATGAGAAGGCACTAGAAGATTCACTTTGTAAGCGTGTCATCGTAACTCCTGATGGAAATATCACAAAACTACTGGATCCAGCAGCTGCAACCACGAGCAGGGATGCGCTGGCAAAGACCGTATACTCCAGATTGTTCGACTG GCTTGTGGACAAGATAAACAGTTCAATTGGACAGGACCCTGATGCAAAAAGCATAATTGGCGTCCTTGATATATATGGATTTGAGAGCTTCAAAGTCAACAG TTTTGAGCAATTCTGCATCAACCTAACAAATGAGAAGCTGCAGCAGCATTTTAACCAG CACGTATTCAAGATGGAACAAGAAGATTATACGACAGAAGAAATCAACTGGAGCTATGTGGAGTTTGTAGATAACCAAGATGTTTTAGATCTTATTGAGAAG AAACCTGGAGGCATTATTGCTCTTCTTGATGAAGCTTG TATGTTCCCAAAATCAACTCATGAGACATTTGCCCAAAAGATGTACCAGACATACAAAAACAATAAACGGTTTAGCAAGCCAAAACTTGCTCGTACTGCCTTTACAATCAATCATTACGCTGGTGAT GTTACTTACCAAGCAGATCACTTCCTTGACAAAAACAAGGACTATGTAATAGCAGAATTTCAAGCTCTTCTGATGGACTCTAAGTGCTCTTTCGTTGGAAACCTCTTCCCTCCATTGCCTGAAGAATCTTCCAAGCAGTCCAAGTTCTCTTCCATCGGCACGCGGTTTAAG CAACAACTGCAATCTTTAATGGAGACATTGAGCACTACAGAGCCACATTACATCCGATGTGTAAAGCCCAATACAGTTCTAAAGCCAGGAATATTTGAGAACATGAATGTATTAAACCAATTAAGATGCGGG GGTGTCTTAGAGGCGATCAGGATAAGTTGTGCAGGATATCCAACAAAAAGAACATTTGATGAGTTCCTTGACCGCTTTGGAATGTTAGCTCCAGATGTTCTTGATGG ATGTGATGAGAAGTCAGCATGCATTGCTATCTGTGATAGAATGGGCTTAAAGGGATATCAG ATTGGGAAAACCAAAGTTTTTCTCAGAGCTGGGCAGATGGCAGAATTAGATGCCAGAAGAACTGAAGTTCTAGCTCATGCTGCAAAGCGCATTCAGAGACAAATTCGAACATATCTTACCCGAAAGGAGTTCCTAGCCCTAAAGAGAGCTACAATTCATTTCCAGAAACTTTGGAGAG CTCAACTTGCCAGAGTGCTGTATGAACATATGAAAAGGGAAGCTGCCTCAATCTGCATACAGAAACATGCTCGTTCTCATTCAGCAAGAAAATCTTACAAGGAACTACAGGCAGCAGCTATAGTAATTCAAACAGGAATGAGAGCTATGGCAGCACGAAATGACTATAGGCAGCGGAGGAGAAATAAAGCAGCAAAAATAGTTCAG ACTCAATGGAGAGCATTCCATGCCTTCTCAACTTATAAACAGAAGAAGAAAGCAACTCTTTCACTTCAATGTCTCTGGAGAGGCAGGTTAGCAAGGAAAGAGCTTCGGAAATTGAGGATG GCTGCCAGAGATACTGGTGCACTAAGAGAAGCGAAGGACAAACTGGAAAAGCGTGTCGAGGAGTTAACATGGCGGTTAgattttgaaaaacacttgagg ATTGATCTCGAAGAAGCAAAGGGGCAAGAAATTTCAAAACTGCAAAAAGCATTACAAGATATGCAAACACAACTAGACGAAGCCCATGATGCAATCATTCATGAGAAAGAAGCAGCAAAGATAGCCATTGAACAAGCTCCTCCAGTTATCAAGGAAGTACCAGTGATTGACAACACCAAAGTGGAGAAGCTGACAGAGGAAAACAACAAACTCGAG GAAGAAATCAGAGAGCTCAAGAAGAGAGTCGAAGACTTCGAACAGAGCTACAATGAAGTTGAAAAAGAATGTCAGGCCACACGTAAAGAGGCAGAAGAATCCCAGCTAAGAGTTTCGGAGCTCCAAGAGTCCATTGAAAG ATTACAGTTGAATCTATCCAACCTTGAATCTGAGAATCAGGTTCTCCGCCAGCAGGCTTTAGTCGCATCAACAAATGAGGCCCTTTCTGAGGAAATGGACAT ACTCAAGAACAAGATCGAAGACTTGGAGTCAGAAAACGAGCTTCTTCGCACTCAAAGGGTAGTTGTGGAGCAAGTAGTAAGTTCTGATGATCGGGCACCTAAAGGGCTTGAG AAAGTTGATAACACACATCCAGCTGATAATGGACATCAAACAGTGGAAGTGCATGAAGAAATGAAAGTAGAAGAACAAATATCTAAG GATTCTAGCCCTCCAATCTCTTTAACTAAGCAAAAATCCTTGACAGATAGGCAGCAG GAAAACCACGACATACTGATAAAGTGCCTAGCGGAAGACAAGAGATTTGACAAGGGGAGACCAGTGGCtgcatgcaccctatacaaagcACTTCTGCAGTGGAGATCCTTTGAAGCAGAAAAAACGAATATATTTGATAGGATTATCCATACAATCCGATCATCTATAGAG GATAACACCAGTGATCTAGCCTATTGGCTGTCAACATCTTCAACTCTGTTGTTCCTTCTGCAAAGCACACTTAAAGCTGGTAATGCGCCTACTAGGTCCCCATATCGCAATCGCAGCTCGCCTACCACATTGTTTGGCAGAATGGCACAg CAGGGTTTTCGCTCAACTTCATTAAGCATGGCAATTTCCAGCGGATACAGCGGAATTGAGGGAAGCCCAAATATCCGAACAAGGATTGAAGCTAAATACCCAGCACTATTGTTTAAGCAACACCTAACTGCTTGTGTTGAGAAAATATATGGAATGATTCGCGACAacttaaagaaagaaataagtcCATTTCTGAACCAATGCATACAT GCACCAAGATCTGCAAGGATAAGACCTTTGAAAGGGTCATCTAGAAGTATACATTCAAACATCATCGCCAAACAACAGGCATCCAGTGTACACTGGCAAAACATTGTGAATAGCCTAGACGGTACATTGACCATACTCTCAGAGAATAAT GTCCCTCCCACAATTACAAGGAAAATACTCAGTCAGGTGTTCTCATACATAAATGTCCAGCTTTTCAACAG CTTGTTGCTTAGACGTGAATGCTGCTCATTTAGCAATGGGGAGTATCTGAAGGCAGGTCTGCAAGAACTGGAAAGTTGGTGTTCTAAAGCAACAGAGCAG TACGCTGGATCTTCATGGGATGAGCTTCAACACATAAGGCAAGCTGTAGGATTTCTG GTGTTAcatcaaaaatctcaaaaggCATTGGATGAGATCACAAGTGACCTCTGCCCG ATGTTGAGCATTGCACAAATATATCGCATTGGGACTATGTTTTGGGACGACAAATATGGAGCCCATGGTTTATCTCCGGAG GTCATTAGCAAGATGAGAGCACTAACATTGGAAGACTCAGCCAGCATTCCAAACAATACATTCTTGCTTGATGTGGATTCAAG CATACCATTCTCTATAGAAGATATATCGCGATCCTTTCAGAGTATCAACTTGTCTGATGTGGAACCACCTCCCCTCCTTCGTCAAAGATCAGATTTTCAATTCCTGCTGCAGGCAGCAGCGTAA
- the LOC107855568 gene encoding myosin-12 isoform X4 has product MGTPVNIIVGSQVWIEDPDEAWIDGEVTEIKGSNATVVTTNGKTTVASISSIYPKDTEAPPAGVDDMTKLAYLHEPGVLNNLACRYSLNEIYTYTGNILIAVNPFRRLPHLYDTHMMQQYKGAPLGELSPHLFAVADACYRALINEHGSQSILVSGESGAGKTETTKMLMRYLAFMGGRSGTEGRTVEQQVLESNPVLEAFGNAKTVKNNNSSRFGKFVEIQFDKHGKISGAAVRTYLLERSRVCQVSDPERNYHCFYMLCAAPPEDVKKYKLGNPRSFHYLNQSNCYEVANVDDAREYLETRNAMDVVGIGQEEQEAIFRVVAAILHLGNINFVKGKEVDSSKLKDEKSLFHLKTAAELFMCDEKALEDSLCKRVIVTPDGNITKLLDPAAATTSRDALAKTVYSRLFDWLVDKINSSIGQDPDAKSIIGVLDIYGFESFKVNSFEQFCINLTNEKLQQHFNQHVFKMEQEDYTTEEINWSYVEFVDNQDVLDLIEKKPGGIIALLDEACMFPKSTHETFAQKMYQTYKNNKRFSKPKLARTAFTINHYAGDVTYQADHFLDKNKDYVIAEFQALLMDSKCSFVGNLFPPLPEESSKQSKFSSIGTRFKQQLQSLMETLSTTEPHYIRCVKPNTVLKPGIFENMNVLNQLRCGGVLEAIRISCAGYPTKRTFDEFLDRFGMLAPDVLDGCDEKSACIAICDRMGLKGYQIGKTKVFLRAGQMAELDARRTEVLAHAAKRIQRQIRTYLTRKEFLALKRATIHFQKLWRAQLARVLYEHMKREAASICIQKHARSHSARKSYKELQAAAIVIQTGMRAMAARNDYRQRRRNKAAKIVQTQWRAFHAFSTYKQKKKATLSLQCLWRGRLARKELRKLRMAARDTGALREAKDKLEKRVEELTWRLDFEKHLRIDLEEAKGQEISKLQKALQDMQTQLDEAHDAIIHEKEAAKIAIEQAPPVIKEVPVIDNTKVEKLTEENNKLEEEIRELKKRVEDFEQSYNEVEKECQATRKEAEESQLRVSELQESIERLQLNLSNLESENQVLRQQALVASTNEALSEEMDILKNKIEDLESENELLRTQRVVVEQVVSSDDRAPKGLEKVDNTHPADNGHQTVEVHEEMKVEEQISKDSSPPISLTKQKSLTDRQQENHDILIKCLAEDKRFDKGRPVAACTLYKALLQWRSFEAEKTNIFDRIIHTIRSSIEDNTSDLAYWLSTSSTLLFLLQSTLKAGNAPTRSPYRNRSSPTTLFGRMAQGFRSTSLSMAISSGYSGIEGSPNIRTRIEAKYPALLFKQHLTACVEKIYGMIRDNLKKEISPFLNQCIHAPRSARIRPLKGSSRSIHSNIIAKQQASSVHWQNIVNSLDGTLTILSENNVPPTITRKILSQVFSYINVQLFNSLLLRRECCSFSNGEYLKAGLQELESWCSKATEQYAGSSWDELQHIRQAVGFLVLHQKSQKALDEITSDLCPMLSIAQIYRIGTMFWDDKYGAHGLSPEVISKMRALTLEDSASIPNNTFLLDVDSSIPFSIEDISRSFQSINLSDVEPPPLLRQRSDFQFLLQAAA; this is encoded by the exons ATG GGAACTCCTGTAAACATCATAGTTGGATCACAGGTGTGGATTGAGGATCCTGATGAGGCCTGGATTGATGGAGAAGTTACAGAAATTAAAGGCTCAAATGCCACAGTAGTCACAACTAATGGGAAGACG ACAGTTGCTTCTATTTCTAGCATATACCCAAAGGATACCGAAGCACCACCAGCTGGGGTTGATGACATGACTAAGTTAGCGTACCTCCATGAGCCTGGAGTTCTGAATAACCTTGCTTGTCGGTATTCTCTAAATGAAATATAT ACTTACACAGGGAATATCCTAATTGCGGTGAATCCATTTCGGAGACTTCCACATTTGTATGATACCCATATGATGCAGCAATACAAGGGAGCCCCATTAGGAGAACTAAGTCCACATCTTTTTGCAGTGGCAGATGCCTGTTATAG GGCATTGATAAATGAGCACGGCAGCCAGTCTATCTTGGTCAGTGGAGAGAGTGGTGCTGGTAAAACTGAGACAACGAAAATGTTAATGAGATATCTCGCGTTCATGGGTGGTAGGTCTGGTACTGAAGGAAGAACAGTGGAGCAACAAGTTTTGGAG TCAAACCCAGTTTTAGAAGCATTTGGGAATGCAAAGACCGTGAAGAACAACAATTCCAG TCGCTTTGGTAAATTTGTTGAAATTCAATTTGATAAGCACGGGAAGATTTCTGGGGCTGCAGTTAGGACATATCTTCTCGAAAGGTCACGTGTTTGCCAAGTCTCAGACCCAGAGAGAAACTACCATTGTTTTTACATGCTTTGTGCTGCACCACCAGAG GATGTGAAAAAATACAAACTTGGAAATCCAAGATCATTTCATTATCTAAACCAAAGTAACTGTTACGAAGTTGCAAATGTTGATGACGCAAGAGAGTATCTTGAAACCAGAAATGCTATGGATGTTGTTGGAATCGGTCAGGAGGAGCAG GAAGCTATATTTCGCGTTGTAGCTGCAATACTCCATCTCGGAAACATTAACTTTGTGAAAGGAAAGGAGGTTGATTCCTCCaaactaaaagatgaaaaatcACTTTTTCATCTGAAGACAGCTGCAGAGCTATTCAT GTGTGATGAGAAGGCACTAGAAGATTCACTTTGTAAGCGTGTCATCGTAACTCCTGATGGAAATATCACAAAACTACTGGATCCAGCAGCTGCAACCACGAGCAGGGATGCGCTGGCAAAGACCGTATACTCCAGATTGTTCGACTG GCTTGTGGACAAGATAAACAGTTCAATTGGACAGGACCCTGATGCAAAAAGCATAATTGGCGTCCTTGATATATATGGATTTGAGAGCTTCAAAGTCAACAG TTTTGAGCAATTCTGCATCAACCTAACAAATGAGAAGCTGCAGCAGCATTTTAACCAG CACGTATTCAAGATGGAACAAGAAGATTATACGACAGAAGAAATCAACTGGAGCTATGTGGAGTTTGTAGATAACCAAGATGTTTTAGATCTTATTGAGAAG AAACCTGGAGGCATTATTGCTCTTCTTGATGAAGCTTG TATGTTCCCAAAATCAACTCATGAGACATTTGCCCAAAAGATGTACCAGACATACAAAAACAATAAACGGTTTAGCAAGCCAAAACTTGCTCGTACTGCCTTTACAATCAATCATTACGCTGGTGAT GTTACTTACCAAGCAGATCACTTCCTTGACAAAAACAAGGACTATGTAATAGCAGAATTTCAAGCTCTTCTGATGGACTCTAAGTGCTCTTTCGTTGGAAACCTCTTCCCTCCATTGCCTGAAGAATCTTCCAAGCAGTCCAAGTTCTCTTCCATCGGCACGCGGTTTAAG CAACAACTGCAATCTTTAATGGAGACATTGAGCACTACAGAGCCACATTACATCCGATGTGTAAAGCCCAATACAGTTCTAAAGCCAGGAATATTTGAGAACATGAATGTATTAAACCAATTAAGATGCGGG GGTGTCTTAGAGGCGATCAGGATAAGTTGTGCAGGATATCCAACAAAAAGAACATTTGATGAGTTCCTTGACCGCTTTGGAATGTTAGCTCCAGATGTTCTTGATGG ATGTGATGAGAAGTCAGCATGCATTGCTATCTGTGATAGAATGGGCTTAAAGGGATATCAG ATTGGGAAAACCAAAGTTTTTCTCAGAGCTGGGCAGATGGCAGAATTAGATGCCAGAAGAACTGAAGTTCTAGCTCATGCTGCAAAGCGCATTCAGAGACAAATTCGAACATATCTTACCCGAAAGGAGTTCCTAGCCCTAAAGAGAGCTACAATTCATTTCCAGAAACTTTGGAGAG CTCAACTTGCCAGAGTGCTGTATGAACATATGAAAAGGGAAGCTGCCTCAATCTGCATACAGAAACATGCTCGTTCTCATTCAGCAAGAAAATCTTACAAGGAACTACAGGCAGCAGCTATAGTAATTCAAACAGGAATGAGAGCTATGGCAGCACGAAATGACTATAGGCAGCGGAGGAGAAATAAAGCAGCAAAAATAGTTCAG ACTCAATGGAGAGCATTCCATGCCTTCTCAACTTATAAACAGAAGAAGAAAGCAACTCTTTCACTTCAATGTCTCTGGAGAGGCAGGTTAGCAAGGAAAGAGCTTCGGAAATTGAGGATG GCTGCCAGAGATACTGGTGCACTAAGAGAAGCGAAGGACAAACTGGAAAAGCGTGTCGAGGAGTTAACATGGCGGTTAgattttgaaaaacacttgagg ATTGATCTCGAAGAAGCAAAGGGGCAAGAAATTTCAAAACTGCAAAAAGCATTACAAGATATGCAAACACAACTAGACGAAGCCCATGATGCAATCATTCATGAGAAAGAAGCAGCAAAGATAGCCATTGAACAAGCTCCTCCAGTTATCAAGGAAGTACCAGTGATTGACAACACCAAAGTGGAGAAGCTGACAGAGGAAAACAACAAACTCGAG GAAGAAATCAGAGAGCTCAAGAAGAGAGTCGAAGACTTCGAACAGAGCTACAATGAAGTTGAAAAAGAATGTCAGGCCACACGTAAAGAGGCAGAAGAATCCCAGCTAAGAGTTTCGGAGCTCCAAGAGTCCATTGAAAG ATTACAGTTGAATCTATCCAACCTTGAATCTGAGAATCAGGTTCTCCGCCAGCAGGCTTTAGTCGCATCAACAAATGAGGCCCTTTCTGAGGAAATGGACAT ACTCAAGAACAAGATCGAAGACTTGGAGTCAGAAAACGAGCTTCTTCGCACTCAAAGGGTAGTTGTGGAGCAAGTAGTAAGTTCTGATGATCGGGCACCTAAAGGGCTTGAG AAAGTTGATAACACACATCCAGCTGATAATGGACATCAAACAGTGGAAGTGCATGAAGAAATGAAAGTAGAAGAACAAATATCTAAG GATTCTAGCCCTCCAATCTCTTTAACTAAGCAAAAATCCTTGACAGATAGGCAGCAG GAAAACCACGACATACTGATAAAGTGCCTAGCGGAAGACAAGAGATTTGACAAGGGGAGACCAGTGGCtgcatgcaccctatacaaagcACTTCTGCAGTGGAGATCCTTTGAAGCAGAAAAAACGAATATATTTGATAGGATTATCCATACAATCCGATCATCTATAGAG GATAACACCAGTGATCTAGCCTATTGGCTGTCAACATCTTCAACTCTGTTGTTCCTTCTGCAAAGCACACTTAAAGCTGGTAATGCGCCTACTAGGTCCCCATATCGCAATCGCAGCTCGCCTACCACATTGTTTGGCAGAATGGCACAg GGTTTTCGCTCAACTTCATTAAGCATGGCAATTTCCAGCGGATACAGCGGAATTGAGGGAAGCCCAAATATCCGAACAAGGATTGAAGCTAAATACCCAGCACTATTGTTTAAGCAACACCTAACTGCTTGTGTTGAGAAAATATATGGAATGATTCGCGACAacttaaagaaagaaataagtcCATTTCTGAACCAATGCATACAT GCACCAAGATCTGCAAGGATAAGACCTTTGAAAGGGTCATCTAGAAGTATACATTCAAACATCATCGCCAAACAACAGGCATCCAGTGTACACTGGCAAAACATTGTGAATAGCCTAGACGGTACATTGACCATACTCTCAGAGAATAAT GTCCCTCCCACAATTACAAGGAAAATACTCAGTCAGGTGTTCTCATACATAAATGTCCAGCTTTTCAACAG CTTGTTGCTTAGACGTGAATGCTGCTCATTTAGCAATGGGGAGTATCTGAAGGCAGGTCTGCAAGAACTGGAAAGTTGGTGTTCTAAAGCAACAGAGCAG TACGCTGGATCTTCATGGGATGAGCTTCAACACATAAGGCAAGCTGTAGGATTTCTG GTGTTAcatcaaaaatctcaaaaggCATTGGATGAGATCACAAGTGACCTCTGCCCG ATGTTGAGCATTGCACAAATATATCGCATTGGGACTATGTTTTGGGACGACAAATATGGAGCCCATGGTTTATCTCCGGAG GTCATTAGCAAGATGAGAGCACTAACATTGGAAGACTCAGCCAGCATTCCAAACAATACATTCTTGCTTGATGTGGATTCAAG CATACCATTCTCTATAGAAGATATATCGCGATCCTTTCAGAGTATCAACTTGTCTGATGTGGAACCACCTCCCCTCCTTCGTCAAAGATCAGATTTTCAATTCCTGCTGCAGGCAGCAGCGTAA